TCATGGAGGCGACCAACCAGCTCAAGGTGATCGTCGACAGAATCCTCAGGATGGCGACCTCCAGCGCCTCGCTGATCACCTCGACGGTCCTGACCTGCCTGGGCGCCAACCTGGTTCTCTGCGACCAGTACATGGCGATCGTCATGGGCGGCCGGATGTACGCCCAGGCCTATAGAGAGCGCGGCCTCCACGCCAAGAACCTGTCGCGCGCGGTGGAAGACAGCGCCACGGTGACGGCCAACCTCGTGCCCTGGAACTCCGGCGGTGTGTACCAGGCGGCCACGCTGGGCGTCGCGACGCTCGCCTATCTGCCTTTCGCCTTCTTCTGCTGGCTGTCGCCGCTGGTCACGCTGGTCTTCGGCTGGACCGGCTGGACGATCCATCCGCTCGACGAGACTGCGGCCGGCGAGGCGGAGGCCGGCGCGGCCCCGGCGAAGTGAGGCCGGCGATGACGCGCCCGATCCGCGCGGGTCTCGCCCTCCTGCTGCTCTGCCTGGCGGCCCTGCCCGGCAACGCCCAGGACAGGGCGCTCGACCCCGGCTCGACCTTGAACGGCGTTCTGGAGCGCGGCGCGCTCCGCGTCTGCTTCGAGGCCGGATACCTGCCCTTCGAGATGGTCGGCAAGCGCTCGGGCCTGCGCGAGCGCAGCCTGCGGCCGGCGGACGAACGGAAGGGCGGGCAGAAGACCAGCTTCGGCGGCTTCGACATCGACCTGGCCCGCGCCATGGCCCGGGACCTGGGGGTCGACTTCGTGCCGGTCAACACGCGGTGGACCAGCATCATCCCGTCGCTGGTTTTGGGTCGCTGCGACATCATCATCAGCGGCATGTCGATCACCGAAGAACGGCGCCAGCGGGTCGATTTTTCCGATCCCTACATGCAGGTCGGCCAGACGGTGCTGCTGAACGGGAAACTGGCCGATAAAGTGACCTCCTATCGGGATCTGAACGACCCGAAGTACCGCGTCGCCTCCAAACCGGGGACGACCGGCGAAGCGGCGGTGAAGCGGCACCTGCCCGAAGCCGTCTACCAGGCTTTCGACACGGAAACCGCGGCGGCGGCGGCGGTCGCCGAAGGAAAGGTCGACGCCTTCGTCTACGACCGGCCGTTCCACGCCACCTACCTGGCGATGCACGGCGCTCAAGGACTGGTGTTCCTGGACGAGCCCTTTACCGACGAAGCGATCGCCTTCGCCATCCGCAAGGACGACCCCGATTTCCTCGCTTGGCTAAACGCCTTCCTGCAGGAGATCAGGACCGACGGCCGCTACGACGAGATCCGCCGCAAGTGGTTCGAATCGACCGATTGGTTCGAGTTCTACGGATAGAGTGTCGTCCACCTCTTAGGGGTCGAGACACGCGAGCAGCGCAGCCACGAGGCGGTCGAGTTCCTCTTCGGTGTTGTAGTAGTGAGGCGAAGCCCTGAAGAGGACCGGCAGGTTACGGGCTTCCGAATCAAGCCGGGTGCTGGACGGCTGTGACGAGCCGATCGTGATGGCCTGTTTACGCAGTCTCGCGATTGCTTCTTTGGTTTCCAATCCTTCGATGGTGAAGCTCACGATGGCGCAGGGGTCCTTTCCGAGGTCCCGAACCTCGCATCCGGGGATGCGCTCCAGCCTTTCACGCAGCCCTTTCGCGAGTGCCCAGGCACGGTCCCTGATCGCCGGCAGGCCGAGCGACAGGGCGTAGGCGACCGCGGCCCCGAGGCCGGCGCGCAGAGCGTAGGAGTTCTCCCAGGTCTCGAAGCGGCGTGCGTCCGGTCTCAAGCGGTAGCGGTCATGCGCGATCCAGGGCGCACCAAAGTGGTCGATCATTGCCGGCTCCAGGGTCTCCAGCCACTTCTCACGGACGTAGAGAAATCCGGTGCCGCGCGGCCCGCGCAGGAACTTGCGGCCGGTCGCCGAGAGGAAGTCGCAGCCGAGCGCCTCGACATTGACCGGCATCTGCCCGACCGCCTGGCAGGCGTCGAGCAGATAGGGTATGCCGCGGCCGCGCGCAATCTCGCCGATCTTTTCCGCGGGATTGACCAGGCCGCCGTTGGTCGGGACCCAGGTGGTGGCGATGAGCGCGACACGCTCGTCGATCATGTCCTCCAAGGCCGCAAGGTCGAGCGAGCCGTCCCGGTCGCTGGGCACGACGTCGATAACGATGCCGTCGCGCCTGGCCCGTTGGAGGAAAGCCACGTAGTTTGCGGCGTACTCCGCCTCGCAGGTCAGGACTCGGTCGCCGCTGCGCAGCGGCAGGGCGTAGAAGGCATGGCACCACGCCACCGTGGCATTCTCGAGAATCGCGATCTCACGGGACGAGGCTTCGATCAAGGTCGCTATCAGGTCATAGACCGAGGCGAGCTCGGGGGCCTTCGCGGCCTGCGCCTCGTAGCCGCCGATCTCGGCTTCCAGCTGCGTATGCTCGATCACCGCATCGACGACCGGCTTGGGCATCAGCGCTGATCCCGCCGCGGCCAGATGGACGCTCTTGTCGATACCCGGGGTCTCCGCCCTGATCTGCTTCACGTCCAATGCCATGCCCGCTCCTTAGACTTCGCCTCGGCCAAGAGACTTCGCCTCGGCCAAGACGCGCCGGGCGTAAGTATCGATCCCTGGACCGCCGCCCGTGGTTCACTGGACGTGATCGCGGATTTTATTGAGACCCCGCACGTCAACGAGGTGCGCGTGGCCCGAAGATGGCGGTGCCCACGCGGACGTGGGTGGCACCGAAGCGGATCGCCGTCTCGAAGTCCGCGCTCATGCCCATGGACAGCGACTGCAGCCCGTTGCGGCAGGCGATCTCGCGCAGCAGCGCAAAATGCAGCGCCGGCTCCTCGCCGACCGGCGGGATGCACATCAAGCCCTCGATCGGCAGACCCAGCTCGTCGCGGCTGAGCGCGATCAGCTGGTCGGCCTCGCCCGGGGCCACGCCGGCCTTCTGCGCTTCCTCGCCGGTGTTGACCTGTATGAAACAGGCGGGCCGCCGGCCGGCCTTGTCCATTTCCTTGGCCAGGACCCGCGCCAGCTTGGGCCGGTCAACGGTCTCGATCACATCGAAGAGCTCGACCGCGACGGCCGCCTTGTTGGTCTGCAGCGGCCCGATCAGGTGCAGAACCAGGTCCGGATAGCGCGCCTTCAGGTCGGGGAACTTACCCTGCGCTTCCTGCACCCGGTTTTCGCCGTAGACCCGCTGGCCAGCTTTCAGCGCCGCCTCGATCCATTCGGCGGGGTGGGTCTTGCCGACCGCGACCAGGGTGACCTCGGCCGGATCGCGCCCCGCCGCCTCGGCCGCGGCCGCGACCTGGCCGCGGACGGCAGCCAGATTCTCGGCAAGCCTTTCCGCGTCCAGGGCGGGTTCGACGAGTGATGCCATGGGCCAAAGCTAGACCGCGCCGGTGTTAAGGGGAAGCAAAGAGTCTTTCGTTAAGCACTGCGCTGGCCCCGTGGGCAATCGGACCCGGAATCGGAACCAGGACCATGCAACAGCTGAGCGACGCGGCGCACCGGCGCATCACGGCTTTCTGCGCGGACGGCGACGCGCTGATGGACGAGGACGACCTGGAAGGCGCGATCGCGCGCTACGAAGAGGCCTTGGCTCTCGTGCCGGAGCCGAAGACCGACTGGGAGGCGGCCACCTGGATCTATGCGGCGATCGGCGATTGCCGGTTTCAGCTCGGCGCCTTCGCCGTCGCCCGCGA
This is a stretch of genomic DNA from Kiloniellales bacterium. It encodes these proteins:
- a CDS encoding transporter substrate-binding domain-containing protein; translation: MTRPIRAGLALLLLCLAALPGNAQDRALDPGSTLNGVLERGALRVCFEAGYLPFEMVGKRSGLRERSLRPADERKGGQKTSFGGFDIDLARAMARDLGVDFVPVNTRWTSIIPSLVLGRCDIIISGMSITEERRQRVDFSDPYMQVGQTVLLNGKLADKVTSYRDLNDPKYRVASKPGTTGEAAVKRHLPEAVYQAFDTETAAAAAVAEGKVDAFVYDRPFHATYLAMHGAQGLVFLDEPFTDEAIAFAIRKDDPDFLAWLNAFLQEIRTDGRYDEIRRKWFESTDWFEFYG
- a CDS encoding aminotransferase class V-fold PLP-dependent enzyme encodes the protein MALDVKQIRAETPGIDKSVHLAAAGSALMPKPVVDAVIEHTQLEAEIGGYEAQAAKAPELASVYDLIATLIEASSREIAILENATVAWCHAFYALPLRSGDRVLTCEAEYAANYVAFLQRARRDGIVIDVVPSDRDGSLDLAALEDMIDERVALIATTWVPTNGGLVNPAEKIGEIARGRGIPYLLDACQAVGQMPVNVEALGCDFLSATGRKFLRGPRGTGFLYVREKWLETLEPAMIDHFGAPWIAHDRYRLRPDARRFETWENSYALRAGLGAAVAYALSLGLPAIRDRAWALAKGLRERLERIPGCEVRDLGKDPCAIVSFTIEGLETKEAIARLRKQAITIGSSQPSSTRLDSEARNLPVLFRASPHYYNTEEELDRLVAALLACLDP
- a CDS encoding YggS family pyridoxal phosphate-dependent enzyme, whose product is MASLVEPALDAERLAENLAAVRGQVAAAAEAAGRDPAEVTLVAVGKTHPAEWIEAALKAGQRVYGENRVQEAQGKFPDLKARYPDLVLHLIGPLQTNKAAVAVELFDVIETVDRPKLARVLAKEMDKAGRRPACFIQVNTGEEAQKAGVAPGEADQLIALSRDELGLPIEGLMCIPPVGEEPALHFALLREIACRNGLQSLSMGMSADFETAIRFGATHVRVGTAIFGPRAPR
- a CDS encoding tetratricopeptide repeat protein, whose translation is MQQLSDAAHRRITAFCADGDALMDEDDLEGAIARYEEALALVPEPKTDWEAATWIYAAIGDCRFQLGAFAVARDALQHAVASPDGLGNPFIHLRLGQAQFELGNLEKSADELARAYMGAGPEIFDEEDPKYWDFIQTKLTPPA